GTTTTGGAGAATAGTGGATGAATGTGAAAGAGGAATAAGCCAAATGAGGTTCTGATCAAACATTCAGTGCCTcgttgttttattattactgtatacAGCTGACAATGAgattagaaaagaaaagcagcagactTATTCCTCACTTAGGTTTGTCTGATCAGTAGTCAAAGGACACTTGATTTTCTGGTTTCAGGTTACTTAATTGAGGGTGTACAACTTGATTAAAGATCATTTTGATAAGAACTCACTCAGGAATAAACTGATGTGTATTCTTTCCTAATTTCTCCAGACTAACATTTACACAATTTGACACTGCGTCCTGTGTCTAACAGAATAATGTTTAGAGAAGGACACACATTCTCATTTTcttaatcatgtttttatttataaataataattctccatatttgtgtgtttggcttGAGGCCGATTCAGAGTAGGTAAGtcagttcagatttttttccctaCAGTTCCTGCTCATGCAGGCATCTGTAAGTGCTCTCGCTGTGCAGTCGAATGAAACACGTCGTGTCTGAGTGCACAGTGAAAATAATGCACTCTGTCCTCATTGCAGAGCTTGTCTGGGCCAGTGTTTCAGTTACAGCGTCCCCAACACATTCCCACAGTCAACCGAGTCTCTGGTGCACTGTGACTCCTGCATGCCTGCCCAGACACAGTGGGAAGTGGTAAGAGTTACTGCACATTAGCTCATGTAGGACACACACTTgttaaactcacacacacaaaccgcAAGTTTCCAGCATGGAAGACGGTAGGTATGTTCTGAACTGTACCAAacacaaacctaaaaaaaaggaaaacattattTGGGATTTTTGAATAGATTTATATCTGCGATTTCTGTGGTTCCGTGAGTCTTAATCCAGTCTTTTGTATTCCTCCAAAGTCCATTGTCTGTCTTAGCCAGAAGGAATCCAGTCCTGCGACAACAAAGGCTTTGTGGttaggtgtatgtgtgtttggaaaGCTGCCAAACAGGCTGGGCGGGTGGGATCACAGGTGAGGTCACTTCATGTTTCAGTGGAAAATATTATATCTGCTGGAGCACATAGCTGTGACCTCATAATTACTTAGTTTCCTTATTGTTTCAGTGAAAGTATTGTCTCACTTTTCTCACCTAGAAATGGATTTTTATGCCTTTGATTGTCATTGGTGTTGCAGAACACAAAATTCTTTTTGAAACAAACCAAAGTCAGTCTTCATGAAAGAGGATACTGCTCCATGCTGGCTTGGCTCTTGTGGTAGATCTTGATAAAACTGCTGAATGATCATTCTCAGTGGGAAATGGAAACAGTAAGGAGAAGTTGTGTGAGGTCTGGAGAACCAGCAGAGCTTGTGCAACACAGAGATTTACAGGAGGTGGTTGtaaatcatttgtttatttttatatttctgtctttcaaaGTATTTCCTACTCCACTGAGTATTATAAACTAAACCAGGTGATACATTTAAAGAAGAATGACATATTTAGTGAAAATCTTTCCCTACAAcgagaaaacaaaatattaattaaatactATATACAAGAATGTACCATTGGATATTTACTGAACATGTGGAAATAAACATGTACAAATGTATAAACAAtacacaaatggaaaataaccaaataaatGATTCGTACTTACAAAGGTTACCAAGGCTTTACCAAAAGAAAACCAGTTCAACTTAAGACCACCGTGAGTGCAAATTGAATGCAGTAATTAGATATATGAAACACAAGAACTCGGCTCGgtatgtgtgtctatatatacaCTTGTGTGTCCGTCTGCACAGGTGACTCTGGAGTGCCCGGGCAGTGAAGACTCTCCTCGTGTGGATAAACTGGTGGAGAGGATCTTCCACTGCAGCTGCCAGTCCTGCAGTAAGGAAGGCACCCAGGAggaggcagtgatgcagctgtaTCCAGCAGACAGTGGGCTGGATGCTCCATCTCTACCCGATACCCTAAGCGGTGCTCAGTCTCACCCATTGCCGCACGCAGATACACACTCTAACAAGCATGCTCAACCACACACAGACCATCACACACTACCACACACATCAGATGGAGGGTAGGTTTATCATTGTATGACTCTCACTGTGCCCTTTGCTCTTCTCCTCCACCCTCTTCAATCTCTTCCACACTGCATCATTTGTACCAATCTGTAGTATCTTACAGGCACTTTAAAATATGACTTCACTTTGTGGTAAAAAAGTCTGTCTAAAggctcacacactcacaaagtCATGCTATCAGAATGCACTCTATTGTATATAAACTCGTACAAACACTCTTTTCATTTACTTATAACATATGCATCAGACAGGACTGTAGTCTGGTAATAAAAATGCAGTCTCATTACTTTTAATCTGCTATGAATTCAATAAATCATGTTGTTATAACTggctgtttatctttttttagaGTAAGAGAAAGTTTGTTtgtgctaaaaaaaagaaaaaccgaacaaaacacaaatttatcattgaaaagaaaacaaagctgtgTCTCTATGATTATGTGACTGCTGTGTGAATTTGACCATAGCACATGGTCTTGTTTACTTTGATCAACAAAACTAAATTCCAGTCAAAGAAAAGCTCAAAGTTTTACTGTTTAGAAGCTTGAGCCACATAATCGAGCACAGAAGAGCTGCATGATGGGAAGAGACCCTGCTGTTTGCCGCCACATTGGGCTGAATCCATGCTCACTGTGCCAAAAAGCTAAATGAGGTTTACTCTGGAGAAGGTTTTATCAAGACATTTTTATCCATGTTATTCATGATTTGTCAAGAGAATTCTTAAGTATATGttcactttctgtctttttaaaaacaaggctCATATGAATGTTGGGAGTGTTGTTCAgctgtaaaggaaaaaaaaacaacaacacagtgaCATAGACCtatttccaaaaaacaaaaaacagaagtacTTAGCGAATGGGTAACCCTATTTCCGCTTACGCTGTGCAACATAGTGACGCTGTACCAATGGATTGCAGTAGTGTTCAACTTGTCTGTCAACCAGTAAAATTACTGTATTTGAATAGTTACGAGCACAAACATTCATAAAACAGGACATTTAGCCTGGTTGCTATATTTCAACATGTCAGAATATTTTCATGTGACATGCTTAATTAACATAATTATGCCCAATTTATTGGCTCACTGTAGAGATAatcacaactttttttcttatatcTCCTGTACACAGATTGCATCTCAGACGCATCTCAGAGGATATTTAACGTTATGTTATGTGGTAAATTACACATGTAAAGGGAATTACTGTAAGCAATAGCTTTAACTATGTGGAGCTTTCTAGCTTTAGCTTATAGGCTAAGTTGGCTTTGCATTAGAGCcaacaaaacagactgaaaaccTATTTGGGACAACTCTGTTTTTAAGACGACTTCTGCCTGCTTTAATGGAATCCTCCATAGTGAAGTGCCGGCTACAAACGTGTGTGCTACCCCTTAGCACCTTAAGAGTTCATCCTTCCTTACGAAAGGCCTGCAcccatttttttaagttgtggaTCTTTTCGAAATGACTAAAATGACAAGTATGGCTGCGCCGAACATGACCATTCGGGTACACTACAAAAACTCAGATTTTTAGATTCTGACATTGTCTGTATGTAATAACTTACACCAGAAGTCAAGCAGCCTGATTCTCAACTGGCAGATTTCAGTTGAGAAAAGCGGAATGGCGAAACAGGTCTATTATCTTGGGACAGATTTTTTTATACGGATCAGTAATTTCCAATTTGTTTCCTTAAGAAGTTTGATGTTAAATTACATTGCTGTTTTCGGAAACCATCTGTGGAATTGTGGCAAAAATTCAAACTTTCCTCCATTTTCTATTTAGCGtgacataattttaatttgcattcaagacaataaatataaataatctgaaaataataatgttttttttttcaccaagtgctttacagataagaaaaaaatctaagggaaatctcaaaataaataaaggtcatAATGTGATTATTGAACAAAAGTTGAAAACAGGGGCAATATAAACAGTTGGAAATGGGAAAAAAGCATACAAACAATGTTCATACATGTCGTCTGAGCCttaaattattttgacttaACAACAGATaagaaatattgtaaatattaacattaatttaattgtttGGTGCCTTTTTATTACTCCCTGGTGTACAATCACTGTTACTGAAAATACTGTGATGAATATAAAGCAAAATGTGCATTAGAGTAAAATGACAGATCTATAATCTCCCTTCCACAAGGTCCATATTTGATATACTGCTTTTTGACCTTAAGTGCCGCTGGAATTTAGATGGGTTGCCACGGCAACCTGCAGAATGCTGTTCAGTAAATGGAGGATTAGCGACCTCATAAAGGGCTGGAGGCTGAGAGTGACACACAATTCAGAGGTGGACACGCAAAGCTGAGTGTTTTTTGCAGGAGAGGACGATCAGCTGATGGGCTGCTTGGCTAAATAaacgtcacacacacacgcatacgcacacgcacacacaaacaaataaatatcacTAAAGATAATAACCTTGTTTAATTGGGTTCAAAAAGTTCCCCAACAGTCCACCAGGTGTCAGGAGATGTCAGAGGCAGACTCTTAAAGACTATATTTAGTTCTCACCTCCTAACTTCGTTCTCAACTTTCCAAAACCACACAACAAACGAAGCATATTCCCCTCAGACTCTGCGGTTTCTCTCCTTTCCTTCATCCATCACTCTCTCATCTCCATCTCTACGCCCAGACACAAtatcttttcttcctcttctcgtCAGCTCTGCTCCATATCATCCCATCTATTCTCTTGTTCTGTGTAATTAAATTTGAACAGCGAAAGGttgactgtctgtctgtgctacAAAACAAATCGATCATGCTCTTATCTCACTGCCACACAGCTAACAGTGCTCTGAGGTTAGTGAAAGCAGACCACAGGGGGACATTTCTGGACATATCACAGCCAAAAAGAATTTCCCCTTTAAACTTTTGCTGTGTTCGAAAGGGTAACatctttcactttcatttctttttttatgtatttatcttATGTAGTTTTATGTGCACTTGTTGATTGTAATATAATCTGAACATATGGCAGATTTCCTGCTTTCACAAGTGATTTGCATCCTCATCTTATTTTCCTGAGATGTACCCGATTTTCTGGCATATTTGCTTGCAAAACAGACATTTCCAATTATATCCAAAGATTTGAATACGATAACAAGACAGATAACAAGATGAACTGATTTGTCCTGCAGACAGCGTTTTCAGTAATGGCGTATGTGAATATTAtttaaacagagaaaacataCCAAGCATCAACAAGTGTTGTCTGGCATATTTTCAGATTGTATATGGAGCCGTGCTCGCTTGCGTTCCactaaaacaaatcaacacaccttaacttcaaataaataatttgcatgGTTTTGCTTTTTCGAAAATGTAACAATTGTGGAGCCACGTGTGCG
This genomic interval from Channa argus isolate prfri chromosome 5, Channa argus male v1.0, whole genome shotgun sequence contains the following:
- the nbl1 gene encoding neuroblastoma suppressor of tumorigenicity 1, which produces MWQRIQICCTLFAVYSAAPPAHINRLALFPDKSAWCEAKNITQIVGHTGCQPRSIQNRACLGQCFSYSVPNTFPQSTESLVHCDSCMPAQTQWEVVTLECPGSEDSPRVDKLVERIFHCSCQSCSKEGTQEEAVMQLYPADSGLDAPSLPDTLSGAQSHPLPHADTHSNKHAQPHTDHHTLPHTSDGG